A genomic window from Arthrobacter sp. FW305-BF8 includes:
- a CDS encoding LOG family protein, which yields MNPSGSLNPSPRTLEVNSVASFDRLVSAGARAMHGWHAQSLDLRGRGSALAALDAEGAIFLGCTFDPGVEATLRSRGALIFPRLTGVPFNPYRAGLYTPQELYAGIVDEPYEKTPDALVYQWSMRPGQRNRLDSTLAAALHDHAVGDALEEFVRGLNSRGRSIVGVMGGHALQRGTAGFAAAATLGRLLARRGHLVATGGGPGAMEAANLGAYVSAADDDDFHSVLREVAAVPGFRPSVSAWARVAAAAVERFPGGTASLGIPTWFYGHEPPNYFATHIAKYFANAVREAILLEVCNGGIVFLPGAAGTVQEIFQDACENYYGAQETMTPMVLVGREHWEERFPAWPMLQSLAAGRAMEQRIFLVDSVDEALAVLGE from the coding sequence ATGAACCCCTCCGGCAGCCTGAACCCCAGCCCGCGGACCCTTGAGGTGAACAGCGTCGCCAGCTTCGACCGGCTGGTGAGTGCCGGGGCCCGGGCGATGCACGGCTGGCATGCGCAGTCGCTTGACCTCCGCGGACGCGGCAGCGCCCTGGCCGCCCTGGACGCCGAGGGTGCGATTTTCCTGGGCTGCACCTTCGACCCGGGCGTGGAGGCAACACTTCGCAGCCGCGGCGCACTGATTTTTCCGCGGCTGACCGGTGTTCCGTTCAATCCGTACCGGGCGGGGCTCTACACCCCGCAGGAGCTGTACGCGGGCATCGTCGACGAGCCCTACGAGAAAACCCCCGACGCCTTGGTCTACCAATGGAGCATGCGGCCGGGCCAGCGGAACCGCCTCGATTCCACGCTCGCGGCAGCCCTGCACGATCACGCCGTCGGCGATGCCCTGGAGGAGTTCGTCCGCGGCCTCAACAGCAGGGGCCGTTCCATCGTCGGGGTTATGGGCGGCCACGCGCTGCAGCGGGGGACCGCCGGCTTCGCCGCCGCTGCCACGCTGGGACGGCTCCTGGCCCGCCGCGGCCACCTGGTGGCCACCGGCGGCGGGCCCGGGGCCATGGAGGCGGCGAACCTGGGTGCCTACGTCAGCGCGGCCGACGACGACGATTTCCACAGTGTGCTTCGAGAGGTTGCGGCCGTCCCCGGCTTCCGCCCCTCGGTGTCCGCGTGGGCACGGGTTGCGGCTGCCGCCGTCGAACGCTTTCCGGGCGGAACGGCGTCCCTCGGCATTCCCACCTGGTTTTACGGCCACGAGCCGCCCAACTATTTCGCCACCCACATCGCCAAATACTTCGCCAATGCCGTCCGCGAGGCCATTCTCCTGGAGGTCTGCAACGGCGGGATCGTGTTCCTGCCCGGTGCAGCAGGCACCGTTCAGGAGATCTTCCAGGATGCCTGCGAGAACTACTACGGCGCCCAGGAGACCATGACGCCCATGGTGCTGGTGGGCCGGGAACACTGGGAGGAGCGGTTTCCGGCCTGGCCCATGCTGCAAAGCCTGGCCGCCGGCCGGGCCATGGAGCAGCGCATCTTCCTGGTGGACAGCGTGGACGAGGCGCTGGCGGTCCTCGGCGAGTGA
- a CDS encoding matrixin family metalloprotease, with product MEGHYPGRIQRRHRHLPRHSGPATAAARFVRCLIVLAALGCAAFLAAGMAYGDPRFAGVLNFRIGSGDLPASRQDDSGRDASGEDQAGQDVAGLDPVGQTGQPGHGGESGGAEYGAPGGPGSTGGAPPSGLEEAAAPLGTPAPPPEPSSSYKFLAVNTDGSPVGYSPCRPLHYVVNASLAPDGAAGLVSLAVQEISRATGIQFVDDGATDEKPSDQRAPYQPGAYGDRWAPMLISWTTPDAAPKLGGKVIGTGGSTYYSYGNGPKSYVTGSLELDAPQMAAELERPDGTAYATAVILHELGHVMGLEHVDDPVQLMYPEIGAPDGFAAGDLNGLYQLGKAPCRKDL from the coding sequence GTGGAGGGTCACTACCCCGGTCGCATTCAACGCCGGCACCGGCACCTGCCGCGGCATTCGGGGCCGGCCACCGCGGCGGCGAGATTTGTCCGCTGTCTGATCGTGCTCGCTGCCCTCGGTTGTGCAGCATTCCTTGCGGCCGGAATGGCTTACGGGGATCCGCGCTTTGCGGGCGTGCTGAACTTCCGCATCGGGTCCGGGGACCTGCCCGCGTCCCGGCAGGATGATTCCGGCCGGGACGCTTCTGGCGAGGATCAGGCCGGCCAGGATGTGGCAGGCCTGGATCCAGTTGGCCAGACTGGGCAACCCGGGCACGGCGGCGAGTCTGGTGGGGCGGAGTACGGCGCGCCCGGAGGCCCAGGCAGTACCGGTGGCGCACCGCCGTCGGGCCTCGAGGAAGCAGCCGCTCCGCTGGGCACGCCGGCGCCACCTCCGGAGCCCAGCAGCTCGTACAAATTTCTGGCTGTGAACACTGACGGCTCCCCCGTGGGCTACTCACCCTGCCGTCCGCTGCATTACGTCGTAAATGCCAGCCTTGCGCCGGACGGCGCAGCGGGCCTGGTTTCGCTGGCGGTCCAGGAGATCTCGCGCGCCACCGGCATCCAGTTTGTCGACGACGGAGCCACCGACGAGAAGCCCTCGGACCAGCGCGCCCCCTACCAGCCAGGGGCCTACGGCGACCGCTGGGCACCCATGCTCATCAGCTGGACCACACCGGACGCGGCTCCCAAGCTGGGCGGCAAGGTCATCGGCACCGGCGGCAGCACCTACTACAGCTACGGAAACGGGCCCAAGAGCTACGTCACCGGCAGCCTGGAACTCGATGCCCCGCAGATGGCCGCGGAACTGGAACGCCCCGACGGCACCGCCTATGCCACCGCCGTCATCCTGCATGAATTGGGCCACGTGATGGGGCTGGAGCACGTTGACGACCCCGTACAGCTCATGTATCCGGAGATCGGCGCCCCCGACGGCTTCGCGGCCGGGGACCTGAACGGCCTGTATCAACTGGGCAAAGCACCCTGCCGCAAGGACCTGTAA
- a CDS encoding VIT1/CCC1 transporter family protein: MSQHAKSDPHTTGNAAAPPASSNGAAPNGIAAPRPEPTAADIKRWRQYLADERAEASVYRDLAQNRSGEERAILLALAEAEGRHEAHWLKLLGEHAGKPRHASFRSRLLGFLARHFGSVFVLALAQRAEGRSPYTREPSATPAMAADEQIHEEVVRGLATRGRNRLAGTFRAAVFGANDGLVSNLSLVMGMAATGVGSGVVLLSGISGLLAGAFSMGAGEFVSVRSQRELLDATRPTQVTLVAAPQLDIEHNELLLVYLARGMSREAAEHRVAERMGLFTCDCDPSLSLHPELPETEDEHEAVGTAWGAALSSFCFFASGAIVPIIPFLFGMTGIGALIVAAVLVGIALLATGGTVGLLSGTSPLTRGLRQLAIGLGAAGVTYLLGMAFGAVIA, translated from the coding sequence GTGTCTCAGCACGCAAAATCTGATCCTCACACCACCGGCAACGCGGCCGCACCGCCTGCTTCCAGCAACGGCGCCGCACCCAACGGGATCGCCGCACCCCGGCCGGAGCCCACCGCCGCGGACATCAAGCGCTGGCGCCAGTACCTCGCCGACGAGCGGGCCGAGGCTTCCGTCTACCGTGACCTCGCGCAGAACCGTTCCGGCGAAGAGCGCGCCATCCTTTTGGCCCTCGCCGAAGCCGAAGGCCGCCACGAGGCGCACTGGCTGAAACTGCTCGGCGAGCATGCGGGCAAACCCCGGCACGCCTCCTTCCGCAGCCGCCTCCTGGGCTTCCTCGCCCGGCACTTCGGGTCCGTTTTCGTACTCGCGCTGGCGCAACGGGCCGAGGGCCGCTCCCCCTACACCAGGGAACCGTCCGCCACCCCGGCCATGGCCGCCGACGAGCAGATCCACGAGGAAGTGGTCCGCGGCCTGGCCACGCGCGGCCGCAACCGCCTGGCGGGCACCTTCCGCGCCGCCGTCTTCGGCGCCAACGACGGCCTGGTCAGCAACCTCTCGCTGGTCATGGGCATGGCCGCCACGGGTGTTGGCAGCGGCGTGGTCCTGCTCAGCGGCATCTCGGGACTCCTGGCCGGCGCGTTCTCCATGGGCGCCGGCGAATTCGTGTCCGTTCGTTCCCAGCGCGAGCTCCTGGACGCCACCCGGCCCACCCAGGTAACTTTGGTGGCGGCACCCCAGCTCGACATCGAACACAATGAACTCCTGCTGGTCTACCTTGCCCGCGGCATGTCGCGCGAGGCCGCCGAACACCGGGTGGCCGAACGCATGGGCCTCTTCACGTGCGACTGCGATCCGAGCCTCTCGCTCCATCCCGAACTGCCCGAGACCGAGGACGAGCACGAAGCCGTGGGCACTGCCTGGGGCGCCGCGCTCTCCAGCTTCTGCTTCTTCGCCTCGGGTGCCATCGTGCCCATCATTCCCTTCCTTTTTGGCATGACCGGGATCGGCGCCCTGATCGTGGCGGCAGTCCTCGTGGGCATCGCGCTGCTGGCCACCGGCGGCACCGTCGGCCTGCTGTCCGGCACCTCGCCGCTCACCCGCGGACTGCGGCAGCTCGCCATCGGGCTGGGGGCGGCCGGCGTCACCTACCTCCTGGGCATGGCGTTTGGCGCCGTCATCGCCTGA
- a CDS encoding sodium:solute symporter, giving the protein MDASFVNIAIVVVYLAAMLAFGWWGKSRTKNNSDFLVAGRRLGPFLYTGTMAAVVLGGASTVGGVGLGYKFGISGMWLVVAIGAGVLLLSLLFAGTIQKLKIYTVSQMLSLRYGSQATRTSGIIMLAYTLMLCATSTSAYATIFVVLFGWDRALAIAIGGAIVLVYSTIGGMWSITLADQVQFVIKTVGIFFLMLPFTLNAAGGLDGIRSRVEASFFQIDGIGVQTIITYFVVYTLGLLIGQDIWQRVFTAKTPRVARWGGATAGIYCILYGAAGAMIGLAARVALPAIDVATEGKDVVYAEVAQNLLPIGIGGLVLAAAVAAMMSTASGALIAAATVARADVLPFVAGWFGKTINTDDSDNPEHDVKANRMWVLGLGIVAILIAIITKDVVAALTIAYDILVGGLLVAILGGLIWKRGTGIAAAASMAVGSVVTLGTMIVLEINAKAPLDGVFANEPIYYGLLASAVVYVVVSLLTKPTDPAVMSRWYRRVAGKDTEEVPVTTSAR; this is encoded by the coding sequence ATGGACGCAAGTTTCGTCAATATCGCCATCGTGGTGGTCTACCTGGCCGCCATGCTGGCCTTCGGCTGGTGGGGCAAGTCCCGCACCAAGAACAACAGCGACTTCCTCGTGGCCGGCCGCCGCCTGGGGCCGTTCCTCTACACCGGAACCATGGCGGCCGTCGTCCTGGGCGGCGCCTCCACCGTTGGCGGTGTCGGCCTGGGCTACAAGTTCGGCATCTCGGGCATGTGGCTCGTGGTGGCGATCGGTGCCGGAGTGCTGCTGCTGAGCCTGCTCTTCGCCGGCACCATCCAGAAGCTCAAGATTTACACCGTCTCCCAGATGTTGTCCCTGCGCTATGGCAGCCAGGCCACCCGGACCTCCGGCATCATCATGCTCGCCTACACCCTGATGCTCTGCGCCACCTCCACGAGCGCCTACGCCACCATCTTCGTGGTCCTGTTCGGCTGGGACCGGGCTCTCGCCATCGCCATCGGCGGCGCCATCGTGCTCGTGTACTCGACCATCGGCGGCATGTGGTCCATCACCCTGGCCGACCAGGTCCAGTTCGTCATCAAGACCGTGGGCATCTTCTTCCTCATGCTGCCCTTCACGCTCAACGCAGCCGGGGGCCTGGACGGCATCCGCAGCCGCGTGGAGGCCAGCTTCTTCCAGATCGACGGCATCGGCGTCCAGACAATCATCACCTACTTCGTCGTTTACACCCTGGGCCTGCTGATCGGCCAAGACATCTGGCAGCGCGTGTTCACCGCCAAGACGCCCCGGGTGGCCCGCTGGGGCGGCGCCACGGCCGGGATCTACTGCATCCTGTACGGCGCTGCGGGCGCCATGATCGGCCTGGCCGCCCGGGTGGCGCTGCCGGCCATCGACGTCGCCACGGAAGGCAAGGACGTGGTCTACGCCGAGGTCGCCCAGAACCTGCTGCCCATCGGCATCGGCGGCCTGGTACTCGCCGCCGCCGTGGCGGCCATGATGTCCACCGCGTCCGGCGCCCTGATCGCGGCCGCCACCGTGGCGCGTGCGGATGTGCTCCCCTTCGTCGCCGGCTGGTTCGGCAAGACCATCAACACCGACGACTCCGACAACCCCGAGCACGACGTCAAGGCCAACCGCATGTGGGTCCTCGGGCTGGGCATCGTGGCCATCCTGATCGCCATCATCACCAAGGACGTCGTCGCGGCCCTCACCATCGCCTACGACATCCTGGTGGGCGGCCTCCTCGTGGCCATCCTCGGCGGACTCATCTGGAAGCGCGGCACGGGAATCGCTGCCGCGGCGTCCATGGCGGTCGGCTCCGTGGTGACGCTCGGGACCATGATCGTCCTGGAGATCAATGCCAAGGCACCGCTGGACGGCGTCTTCGCCAACGAGCCGATTTACTACGGCCTGCTCGCATCCGCAGTCGTCTACGTTGTGGTGTCGCTGCTGACCAAGCCCACGGACCCCGCGGTCATGAGCCGCTGGTACCGCCGCGTGGCCGGCAAGGACACCGAGGAAGTGCCGGTCACGACCAGCGCCCGGTAA
- a CDS encoding helix-turn-helix domain-containing protein: MKALPVEPSNVPVAIGSRIRAARQSQRLTIEQVADATGLTKGFLSRVERDLTSPSVASLVTLCQVLSISIGDLFAAPETHLTKRDAGPRISLGGEGIVERLLTARSERRVQIIQAVIDPRGRGESELYAVDCDVDVLHVIKGTIRLILTNEEYELTTGDTVTFPGREPHTWVNPTDEAVEVLWVLVPAASR, encoded by the coding sequence ATGAAGGCACTACCAGTTGAGCCGAGCAATGTTCCGGTTGCCATCGGTTCAAGAATCCGTGCCGCGCGCCAGTCCCAGCGGCTCACCATCGAGCAGGTGGCCGACGCCACCGGATTGACCAAAGGTTTCCTGAGCCGTGTGGAGCGGGACCTGACCTCCCCGTCCGTGGCATCCCTCGTTACTCTGTGCCAGGTTCTTTCGATTTCCATTGGCGACCTGTTCGCCGCGCCGGAAACCCACTTGACCAAGCGCGACGCCGGTCCGCGGATTTCCCTCGGCGGCGAGGGGATCGTCGAGCGGCTGCTGACCGCCCGGTCCGAGCGGCGCGTGCAGATCATCCAGGCCGTCATCGATCCGCGTGGACGCGGTGAATCGGAGCTGTACGCAGTTGACTGCGACGTCGACGTCCTGCACGTGATCAAGGGAACCATCAGGCTCATTCTCACGAACGAGGAGTATGAGCTGACCACCGGCGATACCGTCACGTTCCCGGGCAGGGAGCCGCACACCTGGGTCAACCCCACCGATGAGGCCGTGGAAGTTCTCTGGGTGCTGGTGCCCGCCGCCAGTCGGTAG
- the speB gene encoding agmatinase, which yields MEELRIEANGNLGPIDSSRIPRYAGAATYARLPRLDQVAKSDVTVVGVPFDSGVSYRPGARFGANHVREASRLLRPYNPAWDVSPFENCQVADAGDMAVNPFNINEAIETIQQNALDLTAAGSKLLTLGGDHTIALPLLRAAAERAGGPIAMLHFDAHLDTWDTYFGAEYTHGTPFRRAVEEGILDTEAISHIGTRGPLYGKKDLDDDHRFGFGIVTSADVYYQGVLETVAKVRDRIGDRPLYISVDIDVLDPAHAPGTGTPEAGGITSRELLEIIRGFRGMNLVGADVVEVAPAYDHAEITGVAASHVAYELVTLMADNTVAGDRFGAETGYAAQALGREGRRPAGFAAASPAPADNGAVRAAVGEYSQ from the coding sequence TTGGAAGAGCTGCGCATCGAAGCCAACGGCAACCTTGGCCCCATCGATTCATCCCGTATTCCCCGCTACGCCGGGGCAGCAACCTATGCACGCCTGCCGCGCCTGGACCAGGTGGCCAAGTCGGACGTCACCGTGGTGGGCGTGCCCTTTGATTCCGGCGTCTCTTACCGCCCCGGTGCCCGCTTTGGCGCCAACCACGTCCGCGAGGCCAGCCGGCTGCTCCGCCCGTACAACCCGGCCTGGGATGTCAGCCCGTTCGAGAACTGCCAGGTGGCCGACGCCGGCGACATGGCCGTGAACCCGTTCAACATCAACGAGGCCATCGAGACCATCCAGCAGAACGCCCTCGACCTGACGGCGGCCGGCAGCAAGCTGCTCACCCTGGGCGGCGACCACACCATCGCGCTGCCGCTCCTGCGCGCCGCCGCCGAGCGCGCGGGCGGGCCCATCGCCATGCTGCACTTCGACGCCCACTTGGACACCTGGGACACCTACTTCGGCGCCGAGTACACCCACGGCACGCCGTTCCGCCGTGCCGTGGAGGAGGGCATCCTGGATACGGAGGCCATCAGCCACATCGGCACGCGCGGCCCGCTGTACGGGAAGAAGGACCTCGACGACGACCACCGCTTCGGGTTCGGCATCGTCACCTCCGCGGACGTCTACTACCAGGGCGTCCTCGAGACTGTTGCGAAGGTCCGGGACCGGATCGGGGACCGTCCCCTCTACATTTCCGTGGATATCGATGTCCTGGACCCCGCCCATGCGCCTGGAACTGGCACGCCGGAAGCCGGCGGCATCACCAGCCGCGAGCTGCTGGAGATCATCCGCGGCTTCCGCGGCATGAACCTCGTTGGCGCCGACGTCGTTGAAGTGGCCCCAGCCTACGACCACGCAGAGATCACCGGCGTGGCTGCCAGCCATGTTGCCTACGAGCTCGTCACCCTCATGGCGGACAACACCGTCGCCGGAGACCGCTTCGGTGCCGAGACCGGCTACGCCGCCCAGGCCCTGGGCCGGGAAGGCCGCCGTCCGGCAGGGTTCGCGGCAGCCTCGCCGGCGCCGGCCGACAATGGGGCCGTCCGTGCCGCTGTGGGGGAGTACTCCCAGTGA
- a CDS encoding thiamine pyrophosphate-binding protein: MTGVRNGGDLVVETLEALGAKTVFGIPGQHALGLFDAMGRGNLKFVSSRVENNSAFAADGYSRATGEVGVLFLSTGPGALTSLAGLQEAYATGVPMVVVASQIPLEGLGARRKGMLHQLDDQKASAANVTKSQRLIQHASGIPSAIQDAWTEAISSPQGPVWLEVPQNVLLDPIMVPPVEDALAEAADNPPRVELVREAVKWLSTAKRPAIIAGGGTRRGRAEKSLLSIAEKLRAPVICTPGGNGAFPWNHELSLQSWIEDRHMTDLLEDADVLVVIGSSLGEVTSNYFTFEPRGRIIQIDAEPRVLESNRPGLGIRADAGQALAALDASLLVPADARPDWHGTAPEDLVRESLRKVKERLESQDLAKELQFMADIREAVPADMQTFWDMTISAYWGWSCWDAREGQFHSAQGAGGLGYGFPAAIGGAVGLETVGRSAVSARVLAVSGDGSAMYSIAELATAKQHNVPVTWLIVDDGGYGILREYMVGAFGKATATELARPDFVKLAESFGVPATRVAPEEVGDALRAGFAADGPNVVVVETLLKMFAPTHLDD, translated from the coding sequence GTGACTGGTGTCCGCAACGGCGGGGACCTCGTCGTCGAAACCCTCGAGGCGCTGGGCGCGAAGACGGTGTTTGGCATCCCCGGCCAGCACGCGCTGGGCCTCTTCGACGCGATGGGCCGGGGCAACCTGAAGTTCGTGTCCTCCCGCGTGGAGAACAATTCCGCGTTTGCGGCGGACGGCTACTCACGCGCCACGGGGGAGGTGGGCGTGCTGTTCCTGTCCACTGGGCCGGGCGCCCTGACATCGCTCGCCGGGCTGCAGGAAGCCTACGCCACCGGTGTGCCCATGGTGGTGGTTGCCAGCCAGATCCCACTCGAGGGCCTCGGCGCCCGCCGGAAAGGCATGCTGCACCAGCTGGATGACCAGAAGGCGTCGGCCGCGAACGTCACCAAGAGCCAGCGCCTGATCCAGCACGCGTCCGGCATTCCGTCCGCCATTCAGGATGCCTGGACCGAGGCGATCTCGTCGCCGCAGGGCCCGGTGTGGCTGGAAGTCCCGCAGAATGTGCTGCTGGACCCCATCATGGTGCCGCCCGTGGAGGATGCGCTGGCCGAAGCGGCGGACAACCCGCCGCGCGTCGAGCTTGTCCGCGAAGCCGTGAAGTGGCTGTCGACGGCGAAGCGTCCGGCCATCATTGCCGGCGGCGGAACCCGCCGGGGCCGGGCGGAAAAGTCCCTGCTCTCGATCGCGGAAAAGCTCCGGGCTCCCGTCATCTGCACGCCCGGCGGCAACGGCGCCTTCCCGTGGAACCATGAGCTGTCGCTGCAGTCGTGGATTGAAGACCGGCACATGACGGACCTTTTGGAGGACGCGGACGTCCTGGTGGTCATCGGCTCCTCGCTCGGCGAAGTCACGTCCAACTACTTCACCTTTGAACCGCGTGGCAGGATCATCCAAATCGACGCTGAGCCGCGAGTCCTGGAATCCAACCGGCCCGGCCTGGGAATCCGCGCCGACGCCGGCCAGGCGCTCGCAGCCCTCGACGCGTCGCTGCTGGTGCCCGCCGACGCCCGGCCCGACTGGCACGGAACCGCGCCCGAGGACCTTGTGCGGGAGTCGCTGCGGAAGGTGAAGGAGCGGCTGGAATCGCAGGACCTGGCCAAGGAACTGCAGTTCATGGCCGACATCCGCGAGGCAGTTCCGGCGGACATGCAGACCTTCTGGGACATGACCATCTCGGCGTACTGGGGCTGGAGCTGCTGGGACGCCCGCGAAGGGCAGTTCCACTCGGCCCAGGGCGCCGGCGGCCTGGGCTACGGGTTCCCGGCGGCGATCGGCGGGGCCGTGGGCCTGGAAACCGTGGGCAGGTCAGCAGTTTCCGCGCGTGTGCTCGCTGTCTCCGGTGATGGCTCGGCCATGTACTCCATCGCCGAACTCGCCACCGCGAAGCAGCACAACGTGCCGGTTACCTGGCTGATCGTGGACGACGGCGGCTACGGCATCCTGCGCGAATACATGGTGGGTGCCTTCGGCAAGGCCACCGCCACCGAACTCGCCCGGCCTGACTTTGTGAAACTGGCCGAGTCTTTCGGCGTTCCCGCCACCCGGGTCGCCCCGGAGGAAGTGGGGGACGCGCTCAGGGCGGGCTTCGCCGCGGACGGCCCGAACGTCGTCGTCGTCGAAACACTGCTCAAGATGTTCGCCCCCACCCACCTGGACGACTGA
- a CDS encoding MarR family winged helix-turn-helix transcriptional regulator — MAVEPNTAAELVRQIFDLQRAVRCAAVSNSRGLEAGVALQGVLRFVGEKESRATHLAARLGVSAPVLSRHIAELEELGLVHRRPDPDDGRAQLVALTDAGRAKLVEIEEHRVATLQEYLQDWSQQDAAETAKVLSKLAESLRESARATTAGPITTTTKRKEQFIG, encoded by the coding sequence ATGGCAGTTGAGCCAAACACGGCGGCCGAACTCGTGCGGCAGATTTTCGACCTTCAGCGCGCCGTCCGGTGCGCGGCCGTCTCGAACTCGCGCGGCCTGGAGGCTGGAGTGGCGCTGCAGGGCGTCCTTCGCTTCGTGGGGGAGAAGGAATCCCGCGCCACGCACCTCGCCGCAAGGCTGGGAGTCAGCGCTCCCGTCCTCAGCCGTCACATCGCGGAGCTTGAGGAACTCGGGCTGGTCCACCGGCGGCCCGACCCCGACGACGGCCGCGCGCAACTGGTCGCCCTCACAGACGCCGGCCGCGCGAAGCTCGTCGAGATCGAGGAACACCGCGTGGCCACGCTGCAGGAATACCTCCAGGACTGGAGCCAGCAGGACGCCGCGGAGACGGCGAAAGTACTCTCCAAACTTGCGGAATCCCTGCGGGAATCCGCCCGGGCAACGACGGCCGGCCCCATCACAACCACTACCAAACGCAAGGAGCAGTTCATTGGCTAG
- a CDS encoding MFS transporter: MTHRQIMEALTGLLAAFFTAILSSTIVANALPTIMSELKGTQTDFAWVITAALLANAATTPVWGKLADLFDKKVLVQLSIVIFVAGSVMAGLSQTIPLLLTARVVQGIAMGGLTALAQAIIGSMIPPRDRGKYSGYMGAVMAVGTAGGPLLGGFIVDSPLGWRWTFFVCVPLAVVALILLQITLKIQHVKRPAKIDWLGSILLTSGVSLLLIWVSFAGNPDYYDWWSWQSALMVGGGVVLLALLVLVESKVEQPIIPLKIISERTTALAIWASVAVGVAMFGSSTFLGQYFQVARGATPTEAGLLTLPMIAGNLVGSVVSGQMISRTGKWKRYLIAGTVLLIGGLGLAGTMDHTTELWQAGVFTAILGLGLGMLLQNLVLAVQNTVSASNIGTASASVAFFRSVGGAIGVSVLGAIMSNRVKELATQGLADAGIKAGSGASGASLDLADMPAPIRDIMRAAYGDATAEIFLISGVIAVVALIAVLLIKEQPLRRTVDIRPEAAADPEPDAGLASGRPAAEYSDDDLEREFAEVLTRQLASDAKSPSYPSRQPAAEPVLPMNEPPARARTMLAEMHTKPADLVPLIQETQGLLAEQQLQLAAALNAVARQAEQQRIIAQEQARVSAELKALSRRLAKERKLQSAAAHYIASHGKHRGE, from the coding sequence ATGACACACCGGCAGATCATGGAGGCCCTGACCGGGCTCCTGGCTGCCTTCTTCACCGCGATCCTCAGCAGCACCATCGTTGCCAACGCGCTGCCCACCATCATGTCCGAGCTCAAGGGCACACAGACGGACTTCGCGTGGGTCATCACCGCCGCGCTGCTGGCTAACGCAGCCACCACCCCGGTCTGGGGCAAACTCGCTGACCTGTTCGACAAGAAGGTCCTGGTCCAGCTCAGCATCGTGATCTTCGTGGCGGGATCGGTGATGGCCGGCCTGTCCCAGACCATCCCGCTGCTGCTGACGGCCCGCGTTGTCCAGGGCATCGCCATGGGCGGCCTGACAGCGCTGGCCCAGGCGATCATCGGCTCCATGATTCCGCCCCGCGACCGCGGAAAGTACTCCGGCTACATGGGTGCGGTCATGGCCGTCGGCACGGCCGGCGGACCGCTGCTGGGCGGCTTCATCGTTGACAGCCCGCTGGGCTGGCGCTGGACGTTCTTCGTCTGTGTGCCGCTCGCCGTCGTCGCCCTCATCCTGCTGCAGATCACGCTCAAGATCCAGCACGTCAAGCGGCCTGCCAAGATTGACTGGCTCGGTTCCATCCTCCTGACCAGCGGCGTCAGCCTGCTCCTCATCTGGGTGTCCTTCGCGGGCAACCCCGACTACTACGACTGGTGGTCCTGGCAGTCGGCGCTGATGGTGGGCGGCGGCGTGGTGCTGCTGGCCCTGCTCGTGCTGGTTGAATCCAAGGTCGAGCAGCCCATCATCCCGCTGAAGATCATCTCCGAGCGCACCACCGCCCTGGCGATCTGGGCCTCCGTGGCCGTGGGCGTGGCAATGTTCGGCTCCTCGACCTTCCTGGGCCAGTACTTCCAGGTGGCACGCGGCGCAACACCCACCGAGGCGGGCCTCCTGACCCTGCCCATGATCGCCGGCAACCTGGTCGGCTCAGTGGTTTCGGGGCAGATGATCAGCCGCACCGGCAAATGGAAGCGCTACCTGATCGCGGGTACGGTGCTGCTGATCGGCGGCCTGGGCCTGGCAGGCACCATGGACCACACCACGGAACTGTGGCAGGCCGGAGTGTTCACGGCGATCCTGGGACTGGGGCTCGGCATGCTCCTGCAGAACCTCGTCCTGGCCGTACAGAACACAGTCAGCGCCAGCAATATCGGCACAGCCAGCGCTTCCGTGGCTTTCTTCCGATCCGTAGGCGGTGCAATCGGCGTGTCGGTGCTGGGCGCGATCATGAGCAACAGGGTCAAGGAACTGGCCACCCAGGGCCTTGCCGACGCCGGCATCAAGGCAGGCTCCGGCGCTTCCGGCGCCAGCCTCGACCTGGCCGACATGCCCGCCCCGATCCGGGACATCATGCGGGCTGCCTATGGGGACGCGACTGCCGAGATTTTCCTCATCTCTGGCGTCATTGCCGTTGTTGCCCTCATTGCCGTGCTCCTGATCAAGGAACAGCCGCTGCGCCGGACCGTGGACATCCGCCCGGAGGCTGCTGCCGATCCTGAACCGGATGCCGGGCTGGCTTCCGGGCGGCCTGCCGCTGAGTATTCCGACGACGACCTCGAGCGTGAGTTCGCCGAAGTTCTGACCCGCCAACTGGCCAGCGACGCCAAGTCACCGTCCTACCCGAGCCGGCAGCCGGCAGCGGAACCCGTCCTGCCGATGAACGAACCGCCGGCGCGGGCCCGGACCATGCTGGCTGAGATGCACACCAAGCCTGCGGACCTGGTGCCGCTCATCCAGGAAACGCAGGGGCTCCTCGCCGAGCAGCAGCTTCAGCTGGCCGCGGCCCTGAACGCCGTGGCCCGGCAGGCTGAGCAGCAGCGAATCATCGCGCAGGAGCAGGCCCGGGTCAGCGCCGAACTGAAGGCGCTGAGCCGCCGGCTGGCCAAGGAGCGGAAGCTCCAGAGCGCCGCGGCGCACTACATCGCCTCGCACGGCAAGCACCGCGGCGAATAG